A DNA window from Burkholderia sp. HI2500 contains the following coding sequences:
- a CDS encoding class I SAM-dependent methyltransferase has translation MKMSGGMAEQGIVVGNNYDKYGSTNPIVRRLMRGFDDALTDFVTQAAPSSIHEIGCGEGYWVLRWRQQGLQATGSDFSARVIELAQENAVTQCVDPAHFSRQDVYRVGAQDIQADLVVCCEVLEHLEQPEVALRNIATLGARHVIFSVPREPVWSAMNLARGKYISALGNTPGHIQRWSKRAFIEFVSTRFDILCVRTPLPWTMLLCRPHSAAR, from the coding sequence ATGAAGATGTCGGGCGGCATGGCCGAACAGGGCATCGTCGTTGGCAACAACTACGACAAGTACGGCTCGACGAATCCGATCGTGCGGCGCCTCATGCGAGGATTCGACGACGCGTTGACCGATTTCGTGACGCAGGCAGCGCCGTCGTCGATCCATGAAATCGGCTGTGGCGAGGGCTACTGGGTCCTGCGGTGGCGACAACAGGGCCTTCAGGCCACGGGAAGCGATTTTTCTGCTCGCGTGATCGAGCTGGCACAGGAGAACGCCGTGACGCAGTGCGTCGACCCGGCGCATTTCTCCCGTCAGGACGTCTATCGGGTCGGTGCTCAGGACATACAAGCGGATCTCGTCGTCTGTTGCGAAGTCCTGGAACATCTCGAGCAGCCGGAAGTCGCGCTGCGCAACATCGCGACGCTCGGCGCTCGCCACGTGATTTTCAGCGTTCCGCGCGAACCGGTCTGGAGCGCGATGAATCTCGCGCGAGGCAAATATATCTCCGCACTCGGGAACACGCCCGGCCACATACAGCGCTGGTCGAAACGGGCATTCATCGAATTCGTTTCCACGCGCTTCGACATCTTGTGCGTGCGCACCCCGTTGCCGTGGACGATGTTGCTTTGCCGCCCTCACAGCGCCGCACGGTAG
- a CDS encoding rubredoxin → MEYKSWMCLICGWIYDEEAGLPEEGIAPGTRWEDVPINWTCPECGARKEDFEMVQI, encoded by the coding sequence ATGGAATACAAGAGCTGGATGTGCCTGATTTGTGGCTGGATTTACGACGAAGAAGCCGGGCTGCCGGAAGAGGGCATCGCTCCGGGCACGCGCTGGGAAGACGTCCCGATCAACTGGACGTGTCCGGAATGCGGCGCCCGCAAGGAAGACTTCGAGATGGTCCAGATCTGA
- a CDS encoding hydroxymethylpyrimidine/phosphomethylpyrimidine kinase encodes MSSNAPPIVLTFGLSDPTGGSGIQADLLTLASMGCHGVSVLTGYTVRDSAACDEVTGLDPDVVAAQARMLLEDMPVAAFKIGAATRAEVVSAIAEVVADYDGVPLVLAPDFTLDDEHVLAADDLRESIADLLAPQTTLLVADYATLIALAQPDGDAEAPNLDAAVSHLLSQGCEYILSSETGSHRLVNTLYGEEGQLREDMWDRSPHRLMGITDTLGAAIAALLANGQEPPEAVREAQEYLYQAVRDAFRPGMGAYLPDRFFWARSNEDSDTPPAVKADPVPRTSHRH; translated from the coding sequence ATGTCCAGCAACGCCCCTCCGATCGTCCTCACCTTTGGCCTGTCCGACCCCACCGGCGGCTCTGGCATTCAAGCCGATCTGTTGACCCTGGCGAGCATGGGCTGTCACGGCGTGTCCGTCCTGACGGGCTACACCGTGCGCGACTCGGCCGCCTGCGACGAAGTGACCGGCCTCGATCCCGACGTGGTCGCCGCCCAGGCGCGCATGCTGCTCGAAGACATGCCGGTTGCCGCGTTCAAGATCGGCGCGGCGACGCGCGCGGAGGTCGTGAGCGCGATCGCCGAGGTCGTCGCCGACTACGACGGCGTGCCGCTCGTGCTCGCGCCCGACTTCACGCTCGACGACGAGCACGTGCTCGCAGCCGACGACCTGCGCGAATCGATCGCCGACCTGCTGGCGCCGCAAACCACGCTGCTGGTCGCCGATTACGCGACGCTGATCGCGCTCGCGCAGCCGGACGGCGACGCCGAGGCGCCGAATCTCGACGCGGCCGTCTCGCACCTGCTGTCGCAGGGCTGCGAGTACATCCTGTCGTCCGAGACGGGCTCGCACCGGCTCGTCAACACGCTGTACGGCGAGGAAGGCCAGCTCCGCGAGGACATGTGGGATCGCTCGCCGCACCGGCTGATGGGCATCACCGACACGCTGGGCGCGGCCATCGCGGCGTTACTCGCGAACGGCCAGGAGCCGCCCGAAGCGGTTCGCGAAGCGCAGGAATACCTGTACCAGGCCGTGCGTGACGCGTTCCGGCCCGGCATGGGCGCGTACCTGCCCGACCGGTTCTTCTGGGCGCGCAGCAACGAGGACTCGGATACACCGCCGGCCGTGAAAGCCGATCCGGTGCCGCGGACGTCGCACCGGCATTGA
- the groL gene encoding chaperonin GroEL (60 kDa chaperone family; promotes refolding of misfolded polypeptides especially under stressful conditions; forms two stacked rings of heptamers to form a barrel-shaped 14mer; ends can be capped by GroES; misfolded proteins enter the barrel where they are refolded when GroES binds) translates to MAAKDVVFGDSARSKMVEGVNILANAVKVTLGPKGRNVVLERSFGGPTVTKDGVSVAKEIELKDKLQNMGAQMVKEVASKTSDNAGDGTTTATVLAQSIVREGMKYVASGMNPMDLKRGIDKAVAAAVEELKKISKPCTTNKEIAQVGSISANSDTSIGDRIAEAMDKVGKEGVITVEDGKSLADELDVVEGMQFDRGYLSPYFINNPEKQVAVLDNPFVLLHDKKVSNIRDLLPVLEQVAKAGRPLLIIAEDIEGEALATLVVNNIRGILKTVAVKAPGFGDRRKAMLEDIAILTGGQVIAEETGLTLEKATLAELGQAKRIEVGKENTTIIDGAGEAVNIEARVKQVRAQIEEATSDYDREKLQERVAKLAGGVAVIKVGAATEVEMKEKKARVEDALHATRAAVEEGIVAGGGVALIRARTAIAGLTGANADQNAGIKIVLRAMEEPLRQIVTNGGEEASVVVAAVAAGQGNYGYNAATGEYVDMVEAGVVDPTKVTRTALQNAASVAGLLLTTDAAVAELPKEDAPMPGGMPGGMGGMGMDM, encoded by the coding sequence ATGGCAGCTAAAGACGTCGTATTCGGCGATTCCGCCCGTTCGAAGATGGTCGAAGGCGTGAACATTCTCGCCAACGCAGTCAAGGTCACGCTGGGTCCGAAGGGCCGCAACGTGGTGCTCGAGCGCAGCTTCGGCGGCCCGACGGTCACCAAGGACGGTGTGTCGGTCGCGAAGGAAATCGAGCTGAAGGACAAGCTCCAGAACATGGGCGCGCAAATGGTCAAGGAAGTCGCTTCCAAGACCAGCGACAACGCAGGCGACGGCACGACGACGGCAACCGTCCTCGCGCAATCGATCGTTCGCGAAGGCATGAAGTACGTCGCATCGGGCATGAACCCGATGGACCTGAAGCGCGGCATCGACAAGGCAGTCGCAGCGGCTGTCGAAGAGCTGAAGAAGATCAGCAAGCCGTGCACGACCAACAAGGAAATCGCACAGGTCGGCTCGATCTCGGCGAACAGCGACACGTCGATCGGCGATCGCATCGCTGAAGCGATGGACAAGGTCGGCAAGGAAGGCGTCATCACCGTCGAAGACGGCAAGTCGCTGGCTGACGAACTCGACGTCGTCGAAGGCATGCAATTCGACCGCGGCTACCTGTCGCCGTACTTCATCAACAACCCGGAAAAGCAAGTCGCCGTCCTCGACAACCCGTTCGTGCTGCTGCACGACAAGAAGGTGTCGAACATCCGTGATCTGCTGCCGGTGCTCGAGCAAGTCGCGAAGGCTGGCCGTCCGCTGCTGATCATCGCTGAAGACATCGAAGGCGAAGCGCTCGCAACGCTGGTCGTCAACAACATCCGCGGCATCCTGAAGACCGTTGCGGTCAAGGCGCCGGGCTTCGGCGACCGTCGCAAGGCGATGCTGGAAGACATCGCGATCCTGACCGGCGGCCAGGTGATCGCGGAAGAAACCGGCCTGACGCTCGAGAAGGCAACGCTGGCAGAACTGGGCCAGGCGAAGCGCATCGAAGTGGGCAAGGAAAACACGACGATCATCGACGGCGCAGGCGAAGCCGTGAACATCGAAGCACGCGTGAAGCAAGTGCGCGCGCAAATCGAAGAAGCGACGTCGGACTACGACCGTGAAAAGCTGCAAGAGCGCGTGGCCAAGCTGGCTGGCGGTGTTGCAGTGATCAAGGTTGGTGCCGCGACCGAAGTCGAAATGAAGGAAAAGAAGGCACGTGTCGAAGACGCACTGCACGCAACGCGCGCAGCTGTGGAAGAAGGCATCGTGGCAGGTGGCGGCGTTGCGCTGATCCGCGCTCGCACCGCGATCGCAGGCCTGACCGGCGCTAACGCCGATCAAAACGCCGGCATCAAGATCGTGCTGCGCGCAATGGAAGAGCCGCTGCGCCAGATCGTCACGAACGGCGGCGAAGAAGCCAGCGTCGTGGTGGCGGCAGTTGCTGCAGGCCAGGGCAACTACGGCTACAACGCAGCGACGGGCGAGTACGTCGACATGGTCGAAGCCGGTGTTGTCGACCCGACCAAGGTCACGCGTACCGCACTGCAGAACGCAGCGTCGGTTGCAGGCCTGCTGCTGACGACGGACGCAGCTGTTGCTGAACTGCCGAAGGAAGATGCACCGATGCCGGGCGGCATGCCGGGCGGCATGGGCGGCATGGGCATGGACATGTAA
- the groES gene encoding co-chaperone GroES, with amino-acid sequence MNLRPLHDRVIVKRLDQETKTASGIVIPDAAAEKPDQGEVLAVGPGKRDDKGAPIALDVKVGDRVLFGKYAGQTVKVDGSELLVMREEDIMAVVNAK; translated from the coding sequence ATGAACCTTCGTCCTTTGCACGATCGCGTGATCGTCAAGCGCCTGGATCAGGAAACCAAGACCGCCTCGGGCATCGTGATCCCCGACGCCGCTGCTGAAAAGCCGGACCAGGGCGAAGTCCTGGCCGTCGGCCCGGGCAAGCGCGACGACAAGGGCGCCCCGATCGCGCTCGACGTGAAGGTCGGCGATCGCGTCCTGTTCGGCAAGTACGCAGGCCAGACCGTGAAGGTCGACGGCAGCGAACTGCTGGTCATGCGCGAAGAAGACATCATGGCCGTGGTCAACGCCAAGTAA
- a CDS encoding YqgE/AlgH family protein gives MSKPSDRINLTNQFLIAMPNMADPTFSGTVVYLCDHSERGALGLVINRPTDIDLESLFNRIDLKLDIEPLLHIPVYFGGPVQTERGFVLHEPVEGASYNSSMSVEGGLEMTTSKDVLEAVATGTGPKRFLLTLGHAGWGAGQLEEEISRNGWLTVAADPRIVFDTPAEERFEAALGLLGVSSSMLSGEAGHA, from the coding sequence ATGTCAAAGCCTTCCGATCGCATCAATCTCACCAACCAGTTCCTGATCGCCATGCCGAACATGGCCGATCCGACGTTCTCGGGAACGGTGGTCTATCTTTGCGATCACAGCGAGCGCGGTGCGCTCGGCCTCGTCATCAATCGTCCTACCGACATCGACCTCGAATCGCTGTTCAACCGCATCGACCTGAAGCTCGACATCGAGCCGTTGCTGCACATCCCGGTGTACTTCGGCGGCCCGGTCCAGACCGAGCGCGGTTTCGTGCTGCACGAGCCGGTGGAGGGCGCGAGCTACAACTCGTCGATGTCCGTCGAGGGCGGGCTGGAGATGACCACGTCGAAGGACGTGCTCGAGGCGGTCGCGACGGGCACCGGCCCGAAACGCTTCCTGCTGACGCTCGGCCATGCGGGCTGGGGCGCAGGGCAGCTCGAGGAAGAAATTTCCCGCAACGGCTGGCTGACCGTGGCCGCCGATCCGCGCATCGTGTTCGACACGCCGGCCGAAGAGCGCTTCGAAGCCGCACTCGGCCTGCTCGGCGTCAGCTCGTCGATGCTGTCCGGCGAAGCAGGGCACGCATGA
- a CDS encoding aspartate carbamoyltransferase catalytic subunit, giving the protein MTTDTTGRTGNPAAAASPDRFRYGFLKGNPQLTKNGELKHLLSIEGLPRSIVNHILDTAEQFVSVTDREVKKVPLLRGKSVFNLFFENSTRTRTTFEIAATRLSADVLNLNINASSTSKGESLLDTINNLSAMHADLFVVRHASSGAPYLIAEHCAPHVHVINAGDGRHAHPTQGLLDMYTIRHYKRDFTKLRVAIVGDILHSRVARSDIHALTTLGVPEVRAIGPRTLLPGGLEQMGVKVFHNLDEGLKGVDVIIMLRLQNERMSGALLPSAQEYFKTWGLTPERLALAAPDAIVMHPGPMNRGVEIDSQVADGPQSVILNQVTFGIAVRMAVMGIVAGNSD; this is encoded by the coding sequence ATGACCACCGACACCACTGGCCGCACCGGCAATCCCGCTGCGGCCGCGAGCCCCGACCGGTTCCGCTACGGCTTCCTGAAGGGCAACCCGCAGCTCACGAAAAACGGCGAGCTGAAGCACCTGCTGTCGATCGAGGGCCTGCCGCGCTCGATCGTCAACCACATCCTCGATACGGCCGAGCAGTTCGTCAGCGTGACGGACCGTGAAGTGAAGAAGGTGCCGCTGCTGCGCGGCAAGTCCGTGTTCAACCTGTTCTTCGAGAACTCGACGCGTACGCGCACGACCTTCGAGATTGCCGCGACGCGCCTGTCGGCCGACGTGCTGAACCTGAACATCAATGCGTCGTCGACGAGCAAGGGCGAATCGCTGCTCGACACGATCAACAACCTGTCGGCGATGCATGCCGACCTGTTCGTCGTGCGCCATGCGTCGAGCGGTGCACCGTACCTGATCGCCGAGCACTGCGCACCGCACGTGCACGTGATCAACGCCGGCGACGGCCGCCATGCGCACCCGACGCAGGGCCTGCTCGACATGTACACGATCCGTCACTACAAGCGCGACTTCACGAAGCTGCGCGTGGCGATCGTTGGCGACATCCTGCATTCGCGCGTCGCGCGCTCCGACATCCACGCGCTCACCACGCTCGGCGTGCCGGAAGTGCGCGCGATCGGCCCGCGCACGCTGCTGCCGGGCGGGCTCGAACAGATGGGCGTGAAGGTGTTCCACAACCTCGACGAAGGGCTGAAGGGCGTCGACGTGATCATCATGTTGCGCCTGCAGAACGAGCGGATGAGCGGCGCGCTGCTGCCGTCCGCGCAGGAATACTTCAAGACCTGGGGCCTGACGCCCGAGCGCCTCGCGCTCGCCGCGCCCGACGCGATCGTGATGCACCCCGGCCCGATGAACCGCGGCGTCGAGATCGATTCGCAGGTCGCCGATGGCCCGCAGTCGGTGATCCTCAACCAGGTCACGTTCGGCATCGCCGTGCGGATGGCGGTGATGGGCATCGTCGCCGGCAATAGCGACTGA
- a CDS encoding glycosyltransferase family 2 protein, with protein sequence MKLIIQIPCFNEAATLPIALAALPRRVPGFDRVEWLIVDDGSTDSTVDVARAAGVDHIVRHPRNQGLARAFTTGLEACLKRGADVIVNTDADNQYNAADIPALIRPIYAGEADIVVGSRPIDEIDHFSPIKKSLQKIGSWVVRAVSRTEIPDTTSGFRAYSRHAAQRLTVFSDYTYTLETIIQAGQRNMSIVSVPIRVNGFLRPSRLVKSIRSYVMQSAQTIFRIFVIYRPAAFFGTLGAILFGTGVLTGLRFVYFWATGNGTGHVQSLILASILVGAGFQTLLIAIVADLLSTNRKLLEDVRFAVKQMQTDRDPAVPAKQTQADRSQVATVEKETTRAFGVVR encoded by the coding sequence ATGAAATTAATTATTCAAATCCCCTGCTTCAACGAGGCCGCGACGTTGCCGATTGCGCTGGCGGCACTGCCTCGCCGAGTGCCGGGTTTTGATAGGGTCGAATGGTTGATCGTCGACGACGGTAGCACCGACTCGACAGTCGATGTAGCGCGCGCCGCCGGTGTCGACCACATTGTCCGACATCCACGCAACCAGGGCCTCGCGCGCGCGTTCACGACCGGACTCGAAGCCTGCCTGAAACGCGGCGCCGATGTCATCGTCAATACCGACGCCGACAACCAATACAATGCAGCCGATATTCCAGCGCTCATTCGGCCTATTTATGCGGGTGAAGCCGATATCGTCGTCGGGTCACGGCCGATCGACGAAATCGATCATTTCTCGCCGATCAAAAAATCGCTGCAGAAAATCGGTAGCTGGGTAGTTCGTGCAGTCAGCCGCACCGAGATTCCCGATACGACGAGCGGTTTCCGCGCCTACAGCCGCCATGCCGCCCAACGCCTGACAGTATTCAGCGATTACACCTACACCCTGGAGACGATCATCCAGGCAGGCCAGCGCAACATGTCGATCGTCTCGGTGCCCATCCGCGTCAACGGGTTCCTGCGGCCGTCGCGCCTAGTCAAAAGCATCCGCTCGTACGTGATGCAATCGGCCCAGACAATCTTCAGGATCTTCGTCATCTATCGGCCCGCCGCGTTTTTCGGCACGCTCGGCGCGATCCTGTTCGGCACGGGTGTACTGACCGGACTGCGCTTCGTCTACTTCTGGGCGACCGGCAACGGCACCGGGCACGTCCAGTCCCTCATCCTTGCATCGATCCTCGTCGGCGCCGGATTCCAGACGCTGTTGATCGCCATCGTTGCAGACCTCCTGTCCACCAACCGCAAGCTGCTCGAGGACGTACGTTTCGCGGTCAAGCAGATGCAAACGGACCGGGATCCTGCTGTCCCGGCCAAACAGACACAAGCGGACCGCAGCCAGGTCGCCACAGTCGAGAAGGAAACCACGCGCGCCTTCGGGGTCGTTCGATGA
- the pyrR gene encoding bifunctional pyr operon transcriptional regulator/uracil phosphoribosyltransferase PyrR: MSTIDAEALYRVLLDQIRAAYGTAFAVPGGPRLAGIHSGGAWLAERLARDLGAPAFGVVNVALHRDDYAKKGLHSQASPTSLPFEVDGARIVLVDDVLFTGRTVRAALNELFDYGRPAAVELAVLADRGGRELPVAARFAGGALDVPAGATLVLARDDAQFTLRVEAHGA; the protein is encoded by the coding sequence ATGAGCACCATTGACGCCGAGGCGCTTTACCGCGTCCTGCTCGACCAGATCCGCGCCGCGTACGGCACGGCTTTCGCCGTACCGGGCGGCCCGCGGCTCGCCGGCATTCACAGCGGTGGCGCATGGCTTGCCGAGCGCCTCGCGCGCGATCTCGGCGCGCCGGCGTTCGGCGTCGTGAACGTCGCGCTGCACCGCGACGATTACGCGAAGAAGGGGCTGCACAGCCAGGCCAGCCCGACGTCGCTGCCGTTCGAGGTCGACGGCGCGCGCATCGTGCTCGTCGACGACGTGCTGTTTACCGGGCGCACCGTGCGCGCTGCACTCAACGAGCTGTTCGACTACGGCCGTCCGGCCGCGGTCGAGCTCGCGGTGCTCGCCGATCGCGGCGGCCGCGAGCTGCCGGTCGCCGCGCGCTTCGCGGGCGGCGCGCTCGACGTGCCGGCCGGCGCGACGCTCGTGCTCGCACGCGACGATGCGCAGTTCACGCTGCGCGTCGAGGCGCACGGCGCCTGA
- the ruvX gene encoding Holliday junction resolvase RuvX, whose amino-acid sequence MSGASARDATLLAFDYGEKRIGVAVGNALTRSARALVVIQNLNREHRFKAVGDLLAEWRPDALVVGLPMHPDGTPHDMTQQAKRFGNQLNGRFGLPVTWVDERYSSVEAEAGLRERNVRGRARADMLDAEAARVILQQYLDQLSDHEHH is encoded by the coding sequence ATGAGTGGCGCGAGCGCGCGCGATGCGACGCTCCTCGCGTTCGACTACGGCGAAAAACGTATCGGCGTCGCGGTCGGCAATGCGCTGACGCGCTCGGCCCGTGCGCTCGTCGTGATCCAGAACCTGAACCGCGAACACCGCTTCAAGGCGGTCGGCGACCTGCTGGCCGAATGGCGGCCGGACGCGCTCGTCGTCGGCCTGCCGATGCATCCGGACGGCACGCCGCACGACATGACGCAGCAGGCGAAGCGCTTCGGCAACCAGCTGAACGGCCGCTTCGGGCTGCCCGTCACGTGGGTCGACGAGCGCTATTCGTCGGTCGAGGCCGAGGCCGGGCTGCGCGAGCGCAACGTGCGCGGCCGCGCACGGGCCGACATGCTCGATGCCGAGGCCGCGCGCGTCATCCTTCAACAGTATCTCGATCAATTGTCCGACCATGAGCACCATTGA